In one Brienomyrus brachyistius isolate T26 chromosome 7, BBRACH_0.4, whole genome shotgun sequence genomic region, the following are encoded:
- the LOC125746260 gene encoding granzyme K-like gives MQFQGSSILAAFCLLSMWALAACFSETIIGGKEVKPHSRPWMVSIQVNGHHTCGGVLIKDNWVLTAAHCRRNFKRSLKLVTALLGAHSLTKDKDKGVLRVGIHKCVIFPSYNLKTKAGDIMLMKLQQEVNPKSKTVKAKALPASGEDVAPRTRCTVTGWGVTTPSGKTPSDTLQEAEVSIMPRLLCADRYNGSKDVVITEDMLCARNSTTGADSCTGDSGGPLLCWGDLVGVVAGGGPPCGNPKKPGVYTRLSKTYLSWIRSIINLPTEMFKSLSAQSCVSASPFPN, from the exons catgcttcagTGAAACTATCATAGGCGGGAAGGAGGTGAAACCTCATTCCAGGCCCTGGATGGTGTCGATCCAGGTGAACGGTCACCATACCTGTGGGGGTGTTCTCATCAAGGACAACTGGGTGCTGACAGCAGCTCACTGCAGGAG AAACTTCAAACGGTCCCTGAAGTTGGTAACAGCCCTGCTTGGAGCTCACTCCCTGACCAAGGATAAGGACAAGGGCGTCCTGCGTGTGGGGATCCACAAATGCGTCATCTTCCCCTCCTACAACCTGAAAACCAAAGCTGGTGACATCATGCTTATGAAG CTTCAGCAGGAGGTGAACCCCAAAAGCAAGACGGTCAAGGCCAAAGCCCTCCCTGCATCGGGTGAGGACGTCGCCCCCAGGACGCGCTGCACAGTGACGGGCTGGGGGGTGACCACTCCGAGTGGCAAGACCCCGTCCGACACTCTGCAGGAAGCAGAGGTCAGCATCATGCCAAGACTGCTGTGCGCCGATCGCTACAACGGGTCCAAAGACGTCGTCATCACTGAGGACATGCTATGTGCCAGGAACAGCACCACCGGAGCAGACTCTTGCACG GGAGATTCCGGGGGTCCCCTCCTGTGCTGGGGAGACCTCGTGGGTGTGGTTGCAGGTGGGGGGCCTCCCTGCGGAAACCCCAAGAAGCCCGGCGTGTACACTCGACTTTCAAAAACCTACCTGTCTTGGATCAGATCCATCATCAACCTTCCTACGGAGATGTTTAAGTCACTCTCTGCGCAGTCCTGTGTGTCTGCTTCGCCTTTCCCGAACTGA